In Phycisphaerae bacterium, the DNA window AAGGGAACCCGCCTACGTCGAGGTGGCCCGGAAACGAATCGCCGACGTTCAGCCGTCAACCGCCGATGACGAACTGCTCACAACCCCAAGCAAACGCACCGAGCCGCGCATCCCCTTCGGCGCCCTGCTCGAACACGGCCTGCTCCAACCCGGCCAGAAACTCCACTCCAAAGACAAAACCCACACCGCCACCGTCGCCGCCGACGGCAGCCTCATCCTCAACGGATTCCGCGGCTCCATTCACGCCGCCGGCGCCCGCGCCCAAAACGCCCCAACCTGCAACGGCTGGCACTTCTGGCACTACGAACAAGACGACCGCCTCATCCCCATCGACGACCTGCGAACCCGCTACCGCGCAGACCTCGCCGCCACCCCCTGCCATCCCGATTGACCCGTAAGTTAACAGCGTACAGCCCCGGCTCACACGTTCCCGCTGGCCGCGTCGCCGCCACCCACCATGGCCACGGAGCCCCTGATCCTCGCCAACCAACAGACCCTCAAACCCCTCAATCCGGTCAAGCGGCCAATGCCTTGACGGAATGGACGAGGAAGAATATAGTAGTACGTGATAGCCGTAGCGGCCTGTGGCAAGCGTCGCATGGTCATGTCATTCAGCAGGGCGTCTCCTCCAAACGACGCGTGGCCGCGATGAGTTGATACCAGTCGAATTGCCGTGCGCACCTCACAGCGGTGGGGCGCGTGCAAGCAAGGGAATCAGGGTCCGCGCAGACCCACCGGAAATCCGTGGAACGGTACGCCATCGAACCGGACATGGCAGACGATACCTTTATACTCGGGATTTCAGCCTTCTATCACGACAGCGCCGCTGCGCTGCTTCGCAACGGCGAAATACTCGCGGCGGCCCAGGAAGAGCGATTCACCCGCAAGAAGCACGACCACCGGTTTCCCTCCCACGCCGTCGAATACTGCCTCCGCGAAGCGGGAATCGACGCCGGGCGACTCGACCACGTGGCCTTCTACGACAAGCCGCTGGCAAAATTCGAACGCCTGCTGGAGACTTACCTCGCCTGCGCGCCGTGGGGGTTCAAGGTGTTCACGATGGGCCTGCCCCTGTGGCTGCACAAAAAACTCCACCTGCCGCGCGAGATGGACCGGGCGCTGGGCGGACGCTATCGCCGGCGCTACGTGTTTCCCGAGCATCACGAATCGCACGCCGCCAGCGCCTTTTTTCCGTCGCCCTTCCAAGAGGCCGCCATCCTGACCATCGACGGGGTCGGCGAGTGGGCCACCGCCAGCATGGGTCACGGCCGCGGCAACCGCATCAGCATCACGCACGAACTGCGATTCCCGCACTCGCTGGGACTGCTCTATTCGGCCTTCACTTTCTTCACCGGATTCCGGGTCAACTCCGGCGAGTACAAGCTGATGGGCCTCGCCCCGTACGGCCAGCCGGTCTATCGCGACGCCATTCTCCAAAAACTCCTCGACTTGAAGCCGGACGGCTCCTTTCGCCTCAACATGGACTACTTCGGCTACTGCCACAGCGACGTGATGACCACTCCCGCCTTCGACCGGCTCTTCGGCGGACCGCCTCGCCGGCCGGAAACCCGCCTGACCCAGCGGGAGATGGACCTGGCCGCCTCGATCCAGAGCGTGACCGAGGAGATCATCGTCCGCCAGGTCCGCCGTCTGCACGCGCTGACCGGCATGAAGAACCTGACGCTGGCCGGCGGCGTGGCCCTCAACTGCGTCGCCAACGGGCGCCTCCTGCGCGAGGGACCCTTCGAGAACATCTGGATTCAGCCGGCCGCCGGCGACGCGGGCGGGGCGCTCGGGGCGGCGCTGTTCGTCTGGCATCAGCTTCTCGACAACCCGCGCGACGCCAACCCGCACGACGCCCAGCGCGGCTCGCTGCTGGGACCATCCTGCGGCGACGCCGAAATCCGCAACTACCTCGACCGCGTCGGCGCGGTCTACCAGACGATCGACGACGAGGACCAACTGATCGACCGCGTCGTGGAAATGATCGCCGATGAAAAGGTCATCGGCTGGTTCCAGGGACGCATGGAATTCGGCCCGCGGGCCCTCGGATCGCGGAGCATCATCGGCGATCCGCGAAGCCGCAAGATGCAGTCGGTGATGAACCTGAAAACCAAGTTCCGCGAGTCGTTCAGGCCGTTCGCGCCGTCCGTGCTGCGGGAGCACGTCCATGAATACTTCGACGTGACCCCCGGTCAGGACAGCCCCTACATGCTCCTCGTCGCGCCCGTCCGCCACGACCGGCGCTGCCCCGTCGACCCGCGCGACAACCACCGGATCGGACTCGACAAACTCAAAACCGTCCGCAGCCAAGTCCCCGCAATCACCCACGTGGACTATTCAGCCCGCGTCCAGACCGTCGACCCGAACCGCCACGGACGGTACTACCGCCTGATCCGCCGGTTCCGCGACAGGACGGGCTGTCCGCTGATCGTGAACACGAGTTTCAATGTCCGCGGCGAGCCCATCGTCTGCACGTGCGAAGACGCGTACCGCTGCTTCATGGCGACGAACATGGATGCGCTGGTGCTCAACAACCAGCTCCTGCTCAAGTCGCAGCAGCCCGATGCGGAGGAACACCGAATTGATGAGTATTTGGCCCGGTTCGACCCCGATTGAGGCGCCGCGATGAGCGTGATCGAAATAGACTGGAAACCTTCACCGCGCAAACTGCGATCCTTCGGGCTCGCGGGCCTGGTCATGGCGGTGGTCGCGGCGATTGTCCTGCACGCCTGGAAGGGATTGCCGGGTGTGCCGGCGGCCGCCATCGTCGCCGCCGGCGTTGCGATGTTTGTCCTCGCACGTCTTTCGCCGCCGGCTGCGCGCATCGTGTACCTGGGATTGACGCTGGTCACGTGGCCGATCGGCTGGGTGCTGGGCCACGTGATTCTGGCCGCGATCTTCTTCGGCGCAATCACGCCGGTGGGGCTGATCTTCCGGATCATCGGCCGCGACGCCTTGCACCGGCGATTCGATCCAGAAGCCACGACCTACTGGACGCCGCATCGCAGCCCGGACGAGGTGGAACGGTACTTCAGGCAGTTCTAGCTTACAGGGTCAGGAGGCCTCCGTTGGGTAACAGGACAAACGACAACGCCGCCGGCCAGTTCCAGAATCACGCCGCCAAACGGCGGACCAATCTGCTCCTGGAGTTCCTGGCCTTTCTCCGGCACAACAAGAAGTGGTGGCTGCTGCCGATCCTCATCGTGATCCTGGTCCTCGGCGGCCTGGTGATGCTCAGCGGCACCGCCTTGGCCCCGTTCCTCTATCCCCTCTTCTAACCGGCGGTTACTGCCATGCCCGATACCAAAACACAAACCGCTCCCGCCAGGAACGCACCGCTTTCCAAGCGGCGGCTGTGGGCCTTTCGCATCCTGGCCATGGTGGCCGTGCCGCTCGCGGTCCTGGGTGCAGTTGAACTCACCCTGCGCGTCGCCGGATTCGGCTTCGCGCCCGCCTTCACCGTCGAGCAGGAATTTCGCGGCCGCAGCGTCCAGGCCCCCAATTCCGAGTTCACCCTCCTGTTCTTCCCGAGCGCCCTGCAGCGCCAGGCAACCCCCTTCGTCTTTCCCACCGACAAGCAAAAGGACGCGTGCCGCATCTTCGTCCTGGGCGCCTCAGCCGCCCTCGGCGATCCGGTTCCGGAATTCGGCTTCTCGCGGATTCTCGAACGCATGCTGTCCCGGCAGTATCCGGATGTCACCTTCGAGGTCATCAACACCGGCGTGACCGCGATCAACTCGCACGTCGTCTACCAGATCGCCAGGGACTGCGCACGGTTCGATCCGGACGTGTTCATCGTCTACCTCGGCAACAACGAGGTGGTCGGACCTTTCGGACCCGGCACCGTGCTCATGCAACAACTCGACAGCCTCGCCGTGATCCGTTCGAGCATCGCCGCCCGCAAAACCAGGCTCGGCCAACTCCTGGCCAGACCGGCCGACGCCACAGCCGGCGAAGGTAATTTCGACCGCTGGCAGGGCATGGAGATGTTCACCGACCGCCAGGTGCGACTCGACGACCCGCGCATGCCCGCCGTCTACGATCACTACCGCCGCAACCTCATCGACATCTGCCGGGCCGGACAGAACGCCGGCGCCAGCGTGCTGCTGTGCACCGTCTGGACCAACCTTCCCCACTGCCCGCCGTTCGCCTCCTCACACCGTCCGGACCTGACCGACGCTCAGCGGGCGAGCTGGCAGGAGGCCCGCGACGCCGGCGCTGCCGCCTGCGACCGCGGCGAGCATCAAGCCGCCCTCGCCCTCTACCGCCAAGCGGCGCAGCTCGATGAGACCTTCGCCGAACTGCGTTTCCAAATCGCCCAGTGCCTCCAAGCCGCAGGCGACCATCCCGCCGCACAGCAAGAATACGCGGCCGCCCGCGACCTCGACGCCCTGCGATTCCGTGCCGACAGCCGCATCAACGCCGCTGTGCGAAACGTCGCTGAGACCCTCGACGCCGTGGAACTCGTCGACGTCGAAGCCGAGAATGCCGAGGCCATGTTCGCGAGCCGGCCTCACGACCTCTTCGTCGATCACGTGCATTTCACCTTCGATGGCAACTACCGAATCGCCCGGCGCTTGGCCGTCGCGATGGAAAAAGTCCTGGCCGACAACGAGCGTCCACGAAAGTCGCAGCACCCGATCCCTTCATTGGATTGGTGCCGCGACTCCCTGGCCTACACCGACTGGGAGGAACTGCTCATCGCCCGCCAGATGCACGCGCGACTCCAGAAGGCCCCGTTCAGCGGCCAGCTCTACAACGATCAGCGGCTGGAACAGTTCAAAGCCAGGATCGAACAACTGGCGAACTGCGCTCAGCCGCCCGACCGGGACCGCCTCGCCGCCGTCTACCGCGCCGCGATCGAGGCGCATGCCGATGATCCAGTTCTCCGCCTGCGCTGCGCCGGCTTTCTGACCAACGCGGGAAACGACCCCGCTGGAGCCGTCGAGCACCTCACCGCCGCCCTCGCCAACACCCTGCCGCAGGACGCCCTCCGCGTCCGCCTCGATCTGGCCGGCGCCCATCAGCTAAGCGGCAATCACCTCCAGACGATCGAGATCCTCCAGGATCTGCTCGACGAACACCCCACGCACCAGAAAGCCCGTGAAGCCCTCGCCACCAGCCTGCTGGCCGTCGGCAAAACGCAGCAGGCCGTCGAGAACCTCGAGCGCGTCGTCACGGATCATCCCGATGCCACCAATGCGCACGTGAATCTCGGCGTCGCCCTGATGCGGCAACGGGACGCCAAACGGGGGCTCCAGCACCTCGAGCGGGCCGTCGCCATCGAACCGGACAGCGGACTGGCCCACTTCAACCTCGCCCTGGCCCTGGCCAACACCAATCAGCCAAAACGCGCCGCCGAACACTTCGCCAGGGCCGCCGAATGCTGCACCCGCGTCGTGGAACTCAATCCCGCGGACCTCCAATACCGCTACATGCTCGCCGTGGCCCTCGAACGGCTGGGCCGGCAAGCGGAAGCCATCGAACAGTACCGCGCCATGCTCCAGCACGACCCGCAAAACCGGCCCGCCCGCCAACGCCTGACCCAACTAGGCGCAGGCTGACCGCCTCCTGTCGGCAGGCAATAGGCCTTTCCCGCGTGTTCCGTGCCTGTCTTCTCAGATTCCCAGCCGGTTCCGCCGGAGCAGGTCATCCTCGCCGCATTCGCGCTGGCTCTGGTAGCCCTTTAGCGGCAGGACGTGCTCGTGAACCGCGTCCAGAATGTCGCACGGATACGGGAAGAACGCGTCCTCGACCTCATCGGCCGGCGTGATCCAGTTGCGGGCGCCGACCACCACCGGCGGGGCGTCCAGATCGTCGAACGCGAGCTGGGCGATCTTCGCCGCCATCGTCTGCAGCACGCTGCCGCGTTCGCAGGCGTCGGAGGCCAGGACGATCTTGCGGGTCTTGCGGACCGACTCGAGCACCTTCGCGTAATCGAACGGCACCAGCGACCGGGCGTCGATGACCTCGCACGAAACGCCGTACTTGCCCTCCAGTTCCTTGACCGCGTCGAGCACGCGATACAGCGTCGCGCCGACGGTCAGGAAGGTCAGATCACTGCCGGTCTTCTTGACGTCCGGCTCGCCGATCGGCACCTCATAGTAACCCTCCGGCACGCCGCCCTCGCGGAACAGCTCCGGCTGATCGTAGATCCGCTGGCTCTCGAAGAAGATCACCGGATCGGTGCCGACCAACGCGGAGAACATCAGGCCCTTCGCGTCGTATGGCGTGGCCGGGAAGACGACCTTCAGGCCCGGAATATGGGCGCAAAGGGCGGTCCAGTCCTGGCTGTGCTGCGCGCCGTACTTCGAGCCGACCGACACGCGGATCACCGCCGGCATCTTGAGCAAGCCGCCGGACATCGACTGCCACTTGGAGAGCTGGTTGAAAATCTCATCGCCCGCCCGGCCCATAAAGTCGCAGTACATCAGCTCCGCGATCACCCGCCCGCCCTCGAGCGCGTATCCGACCGCCGAACCGACGATCGCGCCCTCCGAGATCGGCGTGTTGAAAAGCCGATGATACGGCAAAGCCTCCGTCAGCCCGCGGTACACCGCGAACGCCCCGCCCCAATCGCGATTCTCCTCGCCGTACGCCACCAGGGTCGGATCGACGTAGAACCGGTCGAGGATGGCCTCGAAGATCGCGTCGCGAATGCCCACGCAGCGGGTCTTAGGCAGCGGCTGGCCCTTCTCGTCCAGGCCCGACCGGCTCCGTTTGGCAAGCTGCTGGACGCGCGGGTTCTCCTCCTTGCTCATCAGGACCTCGGGCTTGCGATCCGGGTCCATCGACTCGACCTTCTGGTTCGAGAACATCGTCCGTTCCAGCAAGCAGTTGACCTTCTTGAGGTCCGCCCGCGGCGAAACCTCCAGGTCGATCGCCTTCTTGTACGCCTTGAGGATCAAGCCCGCCACGTGCTGGTTGAGCTTCTCCAGCTCCGCTTCGCTGCAGACGCCGGCTTGCACCAGCGAGCCCGCGTACGTCTTGATCGGGTCCACGTCCTGCCAGGCCTCGACCTCGCTCTTCTCGCGGTACGAGCTGGCGTCCGACGGCGAGTGGCCGCTGAACCGGTACGTCAGCGTGTCCAGCAGCACCGGCCCGTCGCCGTCCGCGATGATCTGCTTCTTGCGGCCGATCGCGTCGATCACCGCCAGCGGGTTGTAGCCGTCAACCCGCTCGGCGTGCATCTGGTCCGGCGCCAGACCCGCGCCAAGCCGGGCCAGAACCTTAAAGCCCATCGTCTCGCCCACCGGCTGACCGCCCATGCCGTAGAAGTTGTTCACGAAGTTCATGATCAACGGCAGCCCGCCGCGATGCTCCTTGTCCCACAGCGTCTTGAACTGGTCCATCGTCGCCAGGCACAACCCTTCCCACACCGGTCCGCAGCCGGCCGACGCGTCGCCGATGTTGCAGATCACCACCCCCGGCTTATGGTTGATGTGTTTGTAAAGGGCCGCTCCGACCGAAATGTCGCCCGAGCCGCCGACGATCGCGTTGTTCGGGTAGATGCCGAACGGCGGGAAAAACGCGTGCATCGAACCGCCCATGCCCTTGTTGAACCCAGCCTCGCGGGCGAAAATCTCCGCCAGCGCGCCGTAGATCAGGTAATCGACGGCCAGGTCCTTGACCGACCCTTGCGCGTCCTTCTCCACCGCCTTCAGGCAGTCGCCGCCGAAGTAGTCCTTCATGATCTCCATCAGCGTCTTGTCGTCGAGCTTTTGGATCGCCGAGAGGCCCTTGGCCAGGATCTCGCCGTGGCTGCGGTGGCTGCCGTAAATGTGGTCGTCTACCGTCAGCAGAAACGCCTGCCCAACCGCCGCCGCCTCCTGCCCGATCGACAGGTGGGCCGGACCGCGATGGTTGTACTCGATGCCTTCGTAGTTGCCGCGAAGCTTGATCTCGTTGAGCATGTTCTCGAACATGCGGATCACCAGCATGTCCCGCTGGATGCGGAACAGGTCGTCCTTGCCGTACCGCTTGAGCTCGTCCTTGACGCTCCGGTTGTACTGGTTGACCGGGATCGGCGAAAACTCGACGTACCCCGGCTGACGCGCTTCGGTCGGATTGATCACCATACTCTTGGGCATTGCTGAACTCCTGTCCGTCTGTTCTGATCGTTCTTAACCGTTTCCGGATTCGGCCTCAGCCGGTCCGGAGCTCGGATGGATGGTCTCGATACCGTGGGAATCCAAAAACTCCCGCCACGGCGCCGGCGGTTCGCTGTCCGTAATCACCCGCGAGATCGCGTCCCACTCCACGATCTTGAACAGCGAGGGACTCAAAAACTTGGCGTGGTCCACCAGCAAAATAGACTCCCGGGCGTTCCGCACCGCCATGCGATACAGGTGCGCGCTCTCGATGTCCGCCGCCGTCACCCCAAACTCCATGCTCAACCCGTCCGCCCCGAGAAACGCTTTGTACCCGCGAAGCTGATCCAACGTGCTCGTCGCCAGGGGGCCGATCGTGTCCATCCGGTCGCTGCGGTACTGGCCGCCGAGGGTGATGATGCTGAGCCCCGGCGTCCCGTTGAGCTCCCCCACCAGCCGCACCGAATTGACGATCACCGACAACCCGCGCTTGCGCTTCAACAGCGGGGCCAACTCAAAGCACGTCGTCCCCGAATCCACG includes these proteins:
- a CDS encoding carbamoyltransferase, producing MADDTFILGISAFYHDSAAALLRNGEILAAAQEERFTRKKHDHRFPSHAVEYCLREAGIDAGRLDHVAFYDKPLAKFERLLETYLACAPWGFKVFTMGLPLWLHKKLHLPREMDRALGGRYRRRYVFPEHHESHAASAFFPSPFQEAAILTIDGVGEWATASMGHGRGNRISITHELRFPHSLGLLYSAFTFFTGFRVNSGEYKLMGLAPYGQPVYRDAILQKLLDLKPDGSFRLNMDYFGYCHSDVMTTPAFDRLFGGPPRRPETRLTQREMDLAASIQSVTEEIIVRQVRRLHALTGMKNLTLAGGVALNCVANGRLLREGPFENIWIQPAAGDAGGALGAALFVWHQLLDNPRDANPHDAQRGSLLGPSCGDAEIRNYLDRVGAVYQTIDDEDQLIDRVVEMIADEKVIGWFQGRMEFGPRALGSRSIIGDPRSRKMQSVMNLKTKFRESFRPFAPSVLREHVHEYFDVTPGQDSPYMLLVAPVRHDRRCPVDPRDNHRIGLDKLKTVRSQVPAITHVDYSARVQTVDPNRHGRYYRLIRRFRDRTGCPLIVNTSFNVRGEPIVCTCEDAYRCFMATNMDALVLNNQLLLKSQQPDAEEHRIDEYLARFDPD
- a CDS encoding tetratricopeptide repeat protein, with protein sequence MPDTKTQTAPARNAPLSKRRLWAFRILAMVAVPLAVLGAVELTLRVAGFGFAPAFTVEQEFRGRSVQAPNSEFTLLFFPSALQRQATPFVFPTDKQKDACRIFVLGASAALGDPVPEFGFSRILERMLSRQYPDVTFEVINTGVTAINSHVVYQIARDCARFDPDVFIVYLGNNEVVGPFGPGTVLMQQLDSLAVIRSSIAARKTRLGQLLARPADATAGEGNFDRWQGMEMFTDRQVRLDDPRMPAVYDHYRRNLIDICRAGQNAGASVLLCTVWTNLPHCPPFASSHRPDLTDAQRASWQEARDAGAAACDRGEHQAALALYRQAAQLDETFAELRFQIAQCLQAAGDHPAAQQEYAAARDLDALRFRADSRINAAVRNVAETLDAVELVDVEAENAEAMFASRPHDLFVDHVHFTFDGNYRIARRLAVAMEKVLADNERPRKSQHPIPSLDWCRDSLAYTDWEELLIARQMHARLQKAPFSGQLYNDQRLEQFKARIEQLANCAQPPDRDRLAAVYRAAIEAHADDPVLRLRCAGFLTNAGNDPAGAVEHLTAALANTLPQDALRVRLDLAGAHQLSGNHLQTIEILQDLLDEHPTHQKAREALATSLLAVGKTQQAVENLERVVTDHPDATNAHVNLGVALMRQRDAKRGLQHLERAVAIEPDSGLAHFNLALALANTNQPKRAAEHFARAAECCTRVVELNPADLQYRYMLAVALERLGRQAEAIEQYRAMLQHDPQNRPARQRLTQLGAG
- a CDS encoding dehydrogenase; the encoded protein is MPKSMVINPTEARQPGYVEFSPIPVNQYNRSVKDELKRYGKDDLFRIQRDMLVIRMFENMLNEIKLRGNYEGIEYNHRGPAHLSIGQEAAAVGQAFLLTVDDHIYGSHRSHGEILAKGLSAIQKLDDKTLMEIMKDYFGGDCLKAVEKDAQGSVKDLAVDYLIYGALAEIFAREAGFNKGMGGSMHAFFPPFGIYPNNAIVGGSGDISVGAALYKHINHKPGVVICNIGDASAGCGPVWEGLCLATMDQFKTLWDKEHRGGLPLIMNFVNNFYGMGGQPVGETMGFKVLARLGAGLAPDQMHAERVDGYNPLAVIDAIGRKKQIIADGDGPVLLDTLTYRFSGHSPSDASSYREKSEVEAWQDVDPIKTYAGSLVQAGVCSEAELEKLNQHVAGLILKAYKKAIDLEVSPRADLKKVNCLLERTMFSNQKVESMDPDRKPEVLMSKEENPRVQQLAKRSRSGLDEKGQPLPKTRCVGIRDAIFEAILDRFYVDPTLVAYGEENRDWGGAFAVYRGLTEALPYHRLFNTPISEGAIVGSAVGYALEGGRVIAELMYCDFMGRAGDEIFNQLSKWQSMSGGLLKMPAVIRVSVGSKYGAQHSQDWTALCAHIPGLKVVFPATPYDAKGLMFSALVGTDPVIFFESQRIYDQPELFREGGVPEGYYEVPIGEPDVKKTGSDLTFLTVGATLYRVLDAVKELEGKYGVSCEVIDARSLVPFDYAKVLESVRKTRKIVLASDACERGSVLQTMAAKIAQLAFDDLDAPPVVVGARNWITPADEVEDAFFPYPCDILDAVHEHVLPLKGYQSQRECGEDDLLRRNRLGI
- a CDS encoding DeoR/GlpR transcriptional regulator is translated as MSLTTQQRWDRILSKVYERGHVTVKDMAGELAVSEATVRRDLRSLADTNRIELVYGGATLPRNVDYSFGSKSVRNVEAKRVIGSLAIKLINDGDQIFVDSGTTCFELAPLLKRKRGLSVIVNSVRLVGELNGTPGLSIITLGGQYRSDRMDTIGPLATSTLDQLRGYKAFLGADGLSMEFGVTAADIESAHLYRMAVRNARESILLVDHAKFLSPSLFKIVEWDAISRVITDSEPPAPWREFLDSHGIETIHPSSGPAEAESGNG